A region of Periophthalmus magnuspinnatus isolate fPerMag1 chromosome 13, fPerMag1.2.pri, whole genome shotgun sequence DNA encodes the following proteins:
- the LOC117380678 gene encoding uncharacterized protein LOC117380678 isoform X2, producing the protein MLVTMLTAMYMMVKVAESISLHFERKPEPLPYMVSQPLPWQIHSVSHSRKNSRVDEFDGYRRNSIGVYRKNSNASNGTCTNSTAPPLSPVEVEKAAATIQTHFRKFQQKKHKNGK; encoded by the exons ATGCTGGTCACCATGCTAACTGCCATGTACATGATGGTCAAAGTGGCAGAATCG ATCAGCTTGCACTTTGAGAGAAAACCTGAGCCACTGCCTTACATGGTCTCCCAGCCTTTGCCTTGGCAGATTCACTCAGTGTCTCATAGCCGCAAGAACAGCAGAGTAGATGAG TTTGACGGCTACAGGAGGAACAGCATAGGCGTTTACAGAAAAA ACTCCAACGCCAGTAATGGGACGTGCACAAACTCGACTGCACCCCCCTTGAGTCCTGTGGAAGTAGAAAAAGCAGCGGCCACCATCCAGACACACTTCAGGAAGTTTCAACAGAAGAAGCACAAGAATGGAAAATAG
- the LOC117380678 gene encoding uncharacterized protein LOC117380678 isoform X1 codes for MLVTMLTAMYMMVKVAESISLHFERKPEPLPYMVSQPLPWQIHSVSHSRKNSRVDEFDGYRRNSIGVYRKNYVSMAIASTSLAIPCVLSCSDSNASNGTCTNSTAPPLSPVEVEKAAATIQTHFRKFQQKKHKNGK; via the exons ATGCTGGTCACCATGCTAACTGCCATGTACATGATGGTCAAAGTGGCAGAATCG ATCAGCTTGCACTTTGAGAGAAAACCTGAGCCACTGCCTTACATGGTCTCCCAGCCTTTGCCTTGGCAGATTCACTCAGTGTCTCATAGCCGCAAGAACAGCAGAGTAGATGAG TTTGACGGCTACAGGAGGAACAGCATAGGCGTTTACAGAAAAA ACTATGTCTCCATGGCTATTGCCTCTACCTCTCTGGCTATCCCCTGTGTCCTGTCGTGCTCAGACTCCAACGCCAGTAATGGGACGTGCACAAACTCGACTGCACCCCCCTTGAGTCCTGTGGAAGTAGAAAAAGCAGCGGCCACCATCCAGACACACTTCAGGAAGTTTCAACAGAAGAAGCACAAGAATGGAAAATAG